A part of Salmo salar chromosome ssa18, Ssal_v3.1, whole genome shotgun sequence genomic DNA contains:
- the LOC106577248 gene encoding zinc finger protein 883 — protein MAESETECDTPGLDTLGSECVIAHSQVDLHYAAETEIMTEEKRGLELEIHGADLAKIQGLTAVACVDAIVTETDHDYVTKPDHHGEIQCFTMGGEGKGEALLGEVLLKTETEHVVKVESDHVGGELTVESENGVVIHEAHGLQCNECGEIFGSMADLHQHFEIHKATNPYICVHCGDSFAVESSLKQHMKIHMKEKAYATTGVEMVGKGVIDAFNLKSHQMIHSPEKPHRCSECGKSFAAAITLREHMKMHSEDKPYKCTQCRKSFIRRRHLKKHQELHAREKPFTCSQCGKGFTTASSLKQHQKTHAGDKPHRCTQCGKCFAAAATLREHQRIHSGEKPYKCNQCRKSFVRKRHLKKHQLVHSGGKPYSCAQCDKSFNHSSSLSRHHKVHLEARIYSSPPQGKAFSYGSTMKQQSRMHQGGGAGDKPYTCNHCDKSFNHSSSLSRHQRVHSEGKSYTCGHCGKRFNHSSSLSRHQRVHQEEKQQQQQVVVQQQYSAVPSTKGFPHTTILKQRILASEKPYRCSQCGKGFNHSSSLSRHHRIHIDQ, from the coding sequence ATGGCCGAGTCAGAGACTGAGTGTGACACACCCGGCCTTGACACGCTGGGGTCGGAGTGTGTCATTGCCCACAGCCAGGTTGACCTGCATTATGCGGCCGAGACAGAGATCATGACGGAGGAGAAACGTGGCCTGGAGCTGGAGATCCACGGGGCCGACCTGGCCAAGATCCAAGGGCTCACTGCCGTAGCCTGTGTGGACGCCATCGTCACAGAGACTGACCATGACTACGTGACCAAGCCGGACCACCACGGGGAGATCCAGTGCTTCACCATGGGGGGCGAGGGCAAGGGGGAGGCGCTGCTGGGAGAGGTGCTGCTAAAAACCGAGACTGAACATGTGGTTAAGGTGGAGTCGGACCACGTGGGCGGCGAGCTGACGGTGGAGTCCGAGAATGGCGTGGTTATCCACGAGGCCCACGGCCTGCAGTGCAACGAGTGCGGCGAGATCTTCGGCAGCATGGCCGACCTGCACCAGCACTTCGAGATCCACAAGGCCACCAACCCTTACATCTGCGTGCACTGTGGCGATAGCTTCGCTGTGGAGTCAAGCCTCAAGCAGCACATGAAGATCCACATGAAAGAGAAAGCGTACGCCACCACAGGCGTGGAGATGGTGGGAAAGGGGGTGATCGACGCTTTCAACCTCAAGTCTCACCAGATGATCCACAGCCCGGAGAAGCCCCACCGTTGCTCGGAATGCGGCAAGAGCTTCGCGGCGGCCATCACCCTGCGGGAGCACATGAAGATGCACTCGGAGGATAAGCCATACAAGTGTACCCAGTGCAGGAAGAGTTTCATCCGCCGGCGCCACCTCAAGAAGCACCAGGAGCTCCACGCCAGGGAGAAGCCCTTCACCTGTTCCCAGTGCGGAAAGGGCTTCACCACGGCCTCTAGCCTGAAGCAGCACCAGAAAACCCACGCAGGGGACAAGCCTCACCGCTGCACACAGTGTGGGAAGTGCTTCGCCGCAGCCGCAACCCTGCGGGAGCACCAACGCATCCACTCTGGGGAGAAGCCCTACAAGTGCAACCAGTGCAGGAAGAGCTTTGTCCGCAAGCGCCACCTTAAGAAGCACCAACTGGTCCACTCTGGTGGGAAACCCTACTCCTGCGCCCAGTGCGACAAGAGCTTCAACCACTCCTCCTCGCTCTCCCGGCACCACAAGGTCCACCTGGAGGCACGCATCTACTCCTCCCCTCCCCAGGGCAAGGCCTTCTCCTACGGGTCCACTATGAAGCAGCAGTCAAGGATGCACCAGGGGGGAGGCGCAGGAGACAAACCGTACACCTGCAACCACTGCGACAAGAGCTTCAATCATTCCTCTTCCCTGTCCCGCCACCAAAGAGTCCACTCGGAGGGGAAGAGCTACACCTGCGGCCACTGTGGGAAGAGGTTCAACCACTCCTCTTCCCTGTCCAGGCACCAGCGTGTTCACCAGGaggagaagcagcagcagcaacaggtaGTGGTGCAGCAACAGTACAGTGCCGTTCCCTCGACGAAGGGATTCCCCCACACCACCATCCTCAAACAGCGCATCCTGGCCAGCGAGAAGCCATACAggtgctcccagtgtggaaaaggCTTCAAccattcatcctctctctccaggcATCATAGAATCCACATTGACCAGTGA